One Vibrio pomeroyi genomic region harbors:
- a CDS encoding anaerobic sulfatase maturase, which yields MHITQGPQYNGKASKRLHVMAKPIGAACNIDCKYCYYLSKQDLLEYKKGSSPRMDDETLETYIRQYIEGQNTPEIIFSWQGGEPTMLGLAYFERVVELQKKYQPEGVLISNDLQTNGTLLNDDWGRFLAKNNFLIGLSIDGPEMLHNAYRTNRAGRGTFKQVMAAVELLHKHQVKFATLTCVNNLTSQNALEVYRFLRDVVKSPQMQFIPIVEQKTFRTVAPQTSQVSEQLKQGDKRLIPGHKDSIMESWCVSDLAWGNFLIAVFDEWAKHDIGKVFVQYFEASLETWIGRPNPLCTLNEICGKGLAMEPNGDVFSCDHYVYPEYKIGNIHHEKLDDLAYSAPQQKFGFAKSRTLTSQCQQCDYKFACHGECPKNRFIKTRAGEPGLNYLCAGWHKFFSHVDKSMAYIARAMRHPVAHGKYSDSVMMARRAELAKQTTFETKF from the coding sequence ATGCACATTACTCAAGGTCCACAATATAACGGTAAAGCGTCTAAGCGCCTGCATGTTATGGCTAAGCCGATTGGCGCAGCGTGCAACATTGACTGTAAATATTGTTATTACCTAAGTAAGCAAGATTTGTTGGAGTACAAGAAAGGCAGCTCTCCAAGAATGGATGATGAGACGCTAGAGACTTACATCCGACAATACATCGAAGGTCAAAACACGCCAGAAATCATCTTCTCATGGCAGGGCGGTGAGCCGACCATGTTAGGTTTGGCTTATTTTGAACGTGTGGTTGAGCTACAGAAAAAGTATCAGCCTGAAGGTGTGTTAATTTCGAATGACCTACAAACTAATGGCACATTATTGAATGACGATTGGGGTCGATTCTTAGCTAAGAACAACTTCCTGATCGGTTTGAGTATTGATGGCCCTGAAATGCTGCACAACGCTTACCGTACCAACCGCGCGGGTCGTGGCACATTCAAACAAGTGATGGCTGCTGTCGAGCTGCTACACAAACACCAAGTCAAATTCGCCACGCTTACCTGTGTGAATAACCTGACCAGTCAAAACGCACTCGAAGTGTATCGTTTCCTGCGTGATGTGGTGAAGTCCCCACAAATGCAATTTATTCCTATCGTAGAACAAAAAACCTTTAGAACCGTTGCGCCGCAAACGTCTCAAGTGAGTGAGCAACTCAAGCAAGGTGACAAGCGTCTGATTCCGGGCCACAAAGATTCAATCATGGAATCATGGTGTGTATCGGACTTAGCGTGGGGCAACTTCCTGATTGCTGTGTTTGATGAGTGGGCCAAGCATGATATCGGTAAAGTGTTTGTTCAATATTTCGAAGCGAGCTTAGAAACGTGGATTGGTCGTCCGAACCCGCTTTGCACCCTGAATGAGATCTGTGGTAAAGGCTTAGCGATGGAGCCAAACGGTGATGTGTTCTCTTGTGACCACTACGTTTACCCTGAATATAAAATTGGCAACATCCACCACGAGAAGCTTGACGACTTAGCATACAGTGCACCGCAACAGAAATTTGGTTTCGCTAAATCACGTACGCTGACGAGCCAATGTCAGCAATGTGATTACAAGTTTGCTTGTCATGGAGAGTGTCCAAAAAATCGCTTTATCAAAACTCGTGCGGGTGAGCCGGGCTTGAACTATTTATGCGCGGGCTGGCACAAGTTCTTCTCTCATGTTGATAAATCGATGGCGTATATCGCGCGTGCGATGAGACACCCTGTTGCTCATGGTAAGTACAGCGATTCTGTGATGATGGCGCGTCGAGCAGAACTGGCAAAACAAACGACGTTTGAGACTAAGTTTTAA
- a CDS encoding substrate-binding domain-containing protein: protein MPGQIYKNVLPALLTACFILPFDVIADGVRSDADVKKLEKFQETVSGDPVSLAPMSVEKPVRIALIYPSADISDFWTRNYTALKERLIALELPFEISEFTSRQIEHSLQTQYTDQVLNADTPYDFVIFGPSELGIQAENIQKLSASTEFKTFIWAFHTPNEQWTHQPDSWFDFSSAMGAEVLCDHVVQELGSEVEFSANRGIPGITDTQRSQGFIDCVEEKGDWLTVYEHFGQYQKIGGADGIRLVLGNFPEVTMVHNANTAMTMGAVDALNQADMLSEIYVTGWGGTAIEIEKIRSDELDATPMRMSDDLGVATAEAIKFHLEEREAEVPLVYLGRITVVHNKMNDDQLNQLTREAFRYSGKN, encoded by the coding sequence ATGCCGGGTCAAATTTATAAAAACGTATTGCCAGCCCTACTGACAGCTTGTTTTATCCTTCCTTTTGACGTAATCGCTGATGGGGTAAGGTCGGACGCAGATGTAAAGAAACTCGAAAAATTTCAAGAGACTGTGAGTGGCGATCCGGTTTCGTTAGCGCCAATGTCGGTAGAAAAACCGGTCAGAATTGCCCTAATTTACCCAAGTGCAGATATTTCTGACTTTTGGACAAGAAATTACACCGCATTGAAGGAAAGGTTGATCGCTTTAGAGTTGCCATTCGAGATCAGCGAGTTTACTTCAAGACAAATTGAGCACTCATTGCAGACTCAATACACGGATCAAGTGTTGAATGCTGACACACCTTATGACTTCGTGATTTTTGGCCCTTCAGAACTGGGAATACAAGCGGAGAACATTCAAAAACTATCGGCTTCGACAGAATTCAAAACCTTTATTTGGGCATTCCACACACCCAATGAACAATGGACACACCAACCAGACAGTTGGTTTGACTTCTCAAGCGCGATGGGCGCGGAGGTGTTGTGTGACCATGTGGTGCAAGAGTTAGGGAGTGAAGTCGAGTTCTCAGCCAATCGCGGGATCCCGGGGATTACGGACACTCAACGTTCACAAGGCTTCATTGATTGTGTGGAAGAGAAAGGTGACTGGTTAACGGTGTATGAGCACTTTGGGCAATATCAAAAAATCGGCGGTGCTGATGGGATTCGCTTGGTGCTGGGTAATTTCCCTGAGGTGACCATGGTTCATAATGCTAATACGGCGATGACCATGGGCGCGGTTGATGCGTTAAACCAAGCCGACATGTTGTCAGAAATCTATGTTACGGGCTGGGGTGGCACAGCGATAGAGATCGAGAAGATTCGCTCTGACGAGTTAGATGCCACACCAATGCGCATGAGTGACGACCTTGGTGTAGCGACGGCTGAAGCGATTAAGTTTCACTTAGAAGAGAGAGAAGCGGAAGTCCCGTTGGTTTATTTAGGGCGTATTACCGTAGTGCACAATAAGATGAATGACGACCAGTTGAATCAACTCACCAGAGAAGCGTTTCGTTACTCCGGCAAGAATTAA
- a CDS encoding substrate-binding domain-containing protein has translation MNKTVHFASLLLATTCNSPSFAGNPENNFFHYAEEKVMRAVSNQRTWDGPTLGPAVRHEKNVIFVASDLRNGGVYGVGKGISEAISNINWHLRFIDGLGSEVRQGAAIRKAIGFEPDAIVLGGIDAVRHKTILKQAEDLGIVVIGWHATELVGGNPEIGLYTNITTDPLDVAEVAALLAIVNSKGQAKTVVFTDPNYEIAMIKANAMVNTIKRCSSCDVLELNYLPLDKIAEQMPATLKDLDNKYDDKITHILAINDLYIDYAIPSLESSLEELKMIPQNISAGDGSKAAYKRIYSGQFQLATVPEPLYLQGWQIVDELNRAFNQMPPSGYSAPVHLVTPGNVEELISQSDKGIYDPKNGYREAYLRIWKPQ, from the coding sequence ATGAATAAGACAGTGCATTTTGCGAGTTTGTTGCTCGCTACTACTTGCAACTCACCGAGTTTTGCGGGTAATCCTGAGAACAATTTCTTCCATTACGCTGAAGAAAAAGTGATGCGTGCCGTTTCCAACCAACGAACATGGGATGGTCCAACACTAGGCCCAGCTGTGCGTCATGAAAAGAACGTTATTTTCGTCGCGTCTGATTTACGTAATGGTGGCGTCTATGGCGTTGGCAAAGGCATATCTGAAGCTATTTCCAACATCAATTGGCACCTTAGATTCATCGATGGCTTGGGTTCTGAAGTGCGCCAAGGTGCCGCGATCCGTAAAGCGATCGGCTTTGAACCCGATGCCATTGTTTTAGGTGGCATTGATGCGGTGCGTCATAAGACCATTTTGAAACAAGCGGAAGATCTCGGGATTGTTGTCATCGGCTGGCACGCGACCGAGCTTGTTGGCGGAAACCCAGAGATTGGCTTATACACCAATATCACCACAGACCCACTTGATGTGGCAGAAGTCGCTGCCCTGCTCGCCATTGTTAACTCAAAGGGTCAAGCCAAAACCGTGGTGTTTACCGACCCTAACTATGAAATCGCGATGATCAAAGCCAACGCTATGGTTAACACCATCAAGCGTTGCAGCAGTTGCGATGTCCTTGAGCTCAACTACCTACCTCTAGACAAAATTGCTGAGCAAATGCCCGCGACATTGAAAGACCTTGATAACAAGTACGACGATAAAATCACTCACATATTGGCCATCAACGACCTGTACATCGACTATGCGATCCCCTCTTTGGAGTCGAGCCTTGAAGAGTTAAAAATGATCCCGCAGAACATCTCTGCAGGTGATGGCAGCAAAGCGGCCTACAAAAGAATCTATAGCGGACAATTCCAACTGGCGACCGTTCCTGAACCCTTATATTTACAAGGTTGGCAGATTGTCGACGAGCTCAACCGAGCCTTCAATCAAATGCCTCCAAGCGGCTACTCTGCCCCTGTACACCTCGTCACGCCGGGTAATGTTGAAGAGCTCATCAGCCAGTCAGACAAAGGGATTTACGACCCTAAAAATGGCTACCGTGAAGCGTATCTGAGAATTTGGAAGCCACAATGA
- a CDS encoding alkaline phosphatase family protein, giving the protein MQYTKLSGLTLALLCALPASAAEKPDLVLQITVDGLRADLIERYKHNFGEGGFRYLMDDGTYYTNANYQHGNTETIVGHVSLATGAPPSVHGMVGNVWYDRSEERLVYNVEDGNYAMLTSGAGVDKATEIDPTQKTAQGDGRSPEPILATTFGDELMISNSGKSKVFGVSVKDRGAISLAGHSGKAFWFSKAQSEFVTSNYYYDEYPAWVSRWNEKAIAAQYSKQRWELSLPRDQYTLQEHNMDHKVKLGDFQRTFPHPYGPASYKYYSTTLTVSPAGDEITENFASTLLMQEKLGQGDATDYLSVSFSSNDYVIHLYGPESLETEDNLIRLDKTLAKLFKTVDNQVGLENTLIVLSADHGVPESSPAANALGFSQAQYFDKDALLSSGVEKRLKDDFGLTKDAIRLYAQPYIYLNHDLIAEKKLDLAKVQEAIADEIAKVKGVAFAVSSSDIAANRVPDTHVMQLIKNNYHPARSGDVYVVFDPRSYINDMEGLQIASTHGSPWKYDTHVPVIFAGYDVDAKKVSRPITPYDIAPTLSNKLGITQPSGSIGQVLEEITD; this is encoded by the coding sequence ATGCAATACACCAAGCTTTCAGGACTTACACTCGCGTTACTCTGTGCTCTTCCTGCATCGGCTGCAGAAAAGCCAGACCTTGTCCTTCAAATTACGGTTGATGGCCTACGCGCAGATTTAATCGAACGATATAAGCATAACTTCGGTGAAGGTGGTTTTCGCTACTTAATGGATGACGGCACTTACTACACCAACGCCAACTACCAACACGGCAACACAGAAACCATTGTAGGACATGTGTCCCTTGCAACAGGCGCTCCACCGAGCGTACACGGCATGGTAGGTAATGTTTGGTATGACCGTAGCGAAGAACGTTTGGTGTATAACGTAGAAGACGGTAATTACGCCATGCTGACTTCTGGCGCGGGTGTCGACAAAGCTACCGAGATCGATCCAACACAGAAGACAGCGCAAGGTGACGGTCGCTCTCCAGAGCCAATACTCGCCACCACCTTTGGCGACGAACTGATGATTTCCAACAGCGGAAAATCAAAAGTATTTGGTGTATCGGTAAAAGACCGTGGCGCGATTTCGCTTGCAGGGCACAGTGGCAAAGCGTTTTGGTTCTCGAAAGCGCAGTCTGAGTTTGTCACTAGTAACTATTACTACGACGAATACCCAGCTTGGGTATCTCGTTGGAATGAAAAAGCAATTGCAGCTCAATACTCAAAACAGAGATGGGAACTGTCGTTACCGCGTGACCAGTACACCCTGCAAGAGCACAACATGGATCACAAGGTTAAGCTCGGTGATTTCCAACGCACCTTCCCTCACCCTTACGGCCCTGCGAGCTATAAATACTACAGCACGACATTAACCGTAAGCCCTGCTGGTGATGAGATCACCGAGAACTTTGCAAGCACACTCCTAATGCAAGAGAAGCTTGGACAAGGTGATGCGACGGATTACCTATCGGTTAGCTTCTCTTCGAATGACTACGTGATTCACCTGTACGGCCCTGAAAGCTTAGAGACCGAAGACAACTTAATCCGTCTGGATAAGACGCTTGCCAAGCTTTTTAAAACCGTCGACAACCAAGTTGGGCTAGAGAACACGTTAATCGTCTTGTCTGCCGATCACGGTGTTCCTGAATCTTCACCTGCGGCAAATGCGCTAGGTTTCAGTCAAGCTCAGTACTTCGACAAAGATGCACTACTATCGAGTGGTGTAGAGAAACGATTGAAAGATGATTTTGGCTTAACCAAAGACGCAATTCGTTTGTATGCTCAGCCTTATATCTATCTGAATCACGACTTAATCGCCGAGAAGAAGTTGGACTTGGCTAAGGTACAAGAAGCCATTGCCGATGAGATCGCGAAAGTGAAAGGCGTTGCGTTTGCGGTATCAAGCAGTGATATTGCGGCGAATCGAGTTCCCGATACTCACGTGATGCAGCTCATCAAAAACAACTACCATCCCGCTCGTTCTGGCGATGTGTATGTGGTATTCGATCCGCGTAGCTACATTAACGATATGGAAGGCCTGCAAATTGCCTCGACTCATGGTTCTCCTTGGAAGTACGACACGCATGTGCCAGTGATTTTCGCAGGATACGATGTGGATGCTAAGAAGGTTTCACGTCCAATCACACCATACGATATTGCACCGACGCTTTCGAACAAACTGGGCATCACTCAACCAAGCGGTTCGATTGGGCAAGTACTGGAAGAGATTACTGACTAA
- the ggt gene encoding gamma-glutamyltransferase, giving the protein MRIATLSLSLVSAVGFAAEPNPFPITPDESGEKFMVSATNPYVSSTGYSILKQGGNAIDAMVAMQMTMSVVEPDMTGIGGGTFALFYQQDKDQFLALDGRDEAPSSATTDMFMEDGKALSRNEILGPRSVAVPGTLRLLYSAHQEYGKLPWSELVQPAIELASEGYAMNSYTYDIVVREQTRLIEDPEIKALYWDNDEIKPTGTLMTNPKLADTLNNIAQQGDKYLYGGEFGKHIVETVNSRIDSDHAKLSIEDFEQYQMKQRDVIESDYRGNKIVSFGYPASGGVMVAQSLEMLEAYDLADMSKTDAEPWRLMTEAMRIAKADRIAYAGDPDYVEAPVSALLDKSYIDKRRQLIPENGIAQTNPKAGKLSDTDYAQYQGFESQDTGHISIIDKDGNAIAMTSTVGTGMGSGVMVDGVILNAQMANFSTKPTINGKPTQNAIEAGKRPRSAITPLMVMDKKDDLRLVVGSPGSSQIPGYVLKTVVGVLDWDLSAQEAIDLPNIQYGTKIDRTKPYDPTGLLVEKKTYAEMLVPEFMQLGYPVHVIPVVSGLNAIEVKDGKIYGATDRRRASSSMGE; this is encoded by the coding sequence ATGCGAATAGCTACTTTATCTTTAAGCTTGGTTTCAGCGGTCGGTTTCGCGGCCGAACCAAATCCTTTTCCAATTACGCCCGATGAAAGTGGCGAGAAGTTTATGGTAAGTGCGACAAACCCATACGTAAGCAGCACTGGGTATTCGATACTCAAGCAAGGCGGTAACGCCATTGATGCGATGGTTGCGATGCAAATGACCATGTCGGTTGTCGAACCGGATATGACGGGAATTGGTGGCGGCACTTTCGCGCTCTTTTATCAACAAGACAAAGACCAATTTCTCGCACTCGATGGACGTGATGAAGCCCCTTCTAGCGCAACTACAGACATGTTTATGGAAGATGGTAAAGCGCTCAGTCGAAATGAGATTTTAGGACCGAGATCTGTTGCTGTACCGGGGACACTTCGTTTGCTCTATAGCGCCCATCAAGAATACGGAAAGCTGCCTTGGTCTGAGTTAGTTCAGCCAGCGATTGAACTGGCGAGCGAAGGCTATGCGATGAACAGCTACACTTACGACATTGTGGTTCGCGAGCAAACTCGTTTGATTGAAGATCCAGAAATCAAAGCACTCTATTGGGATAACGATGAGATCAAACCAACAGGCACTTTGATGACCAACCCAAAGCTTGCCGACACACTGAACAACATTGCTCAACAAGGTGACAAATACCTTTATGGTGGCGAGTTTGGTAAACACATCGTTGAAACGGTCAACAGCCGTATCGACTCAGACCACGCTAAACTCTCCATTGAAGATTTTGAGCAATACCAAATGAAACAGCGTGATGTCATAGAGAGCGATTACCGCGGAAATAAGATTGTGTCATTTGGCTACCCAGCCTCCGGTGGCGTGATGGTAGCTCAAAGCTTGGAAATGCTTGAAGCCTATGACTTGGCAGACATGTCCAAAACCGATGCGGAGCCATGGCGATTAATGACCGAAGCGATGCGAATCGCAAAAGCCGATCGTATCGCTTATGCAGGCGACCCAGATTATGTTGAAGCACCAGTGAGCGCCCTACTCGACAAATCTTACATTGATAAACGTCGTCAACTGATTCCTGAAAATGGTATTGCTCAGACTAACCCGAAAGCAGGCAAGCTTTCGGATACCGACTACGCACAATATCAAGGCTTTGAAAGTCAGGATACCGGGCACATTTCCATCATCGATAAAGATGGTAATGCAATTGCTATGACGAGCACAGTCGGAACGGGTATGGGATCTGGAGTGATGGTCGATGGTGTGATTCTTAATGCCCAAATGGCGAACTTCTCGACCAAACCAACCATTAACGGCAAACCGACTCAAAACGCCATCGAAGCTGGTAAACGCCCTCGTTCCGCCATCACGCCATTAATGGTGATGGACAAAAAAGACGACCTGCGTTTAGTCGTTGGCTCTCCGGGTAGCTCGCAAATTCCGGGTTACGTGCTGAAAACCGTGGTTGGCGTTCTCGATTGGGATCTGTCTGCTCAAGAAGCGATTGATCTGCCTAACATTCAATATGGCACCAAGATAGACCGAACTAAACCTTATGATCCAACAGGCTTGCTGGTTGAAAAGAAAACCTATGCGGAAATGTTGGTTCCTGAGTTCATGCAGCTTGGTTATCCAGTGCATGTGATTCCGGTGGTGAGTGGCTTGAACGCGATTGAAGTCAAAGATGGCAAGATCTACGGTGCAACAGACCGTCGTCGTGCATCCAGCTCAATGGGCGAATAA
- a CDS encoding tetratricopeptide repeat protein, whose amino-acid sequence MIKKSLATAVALFISTSALISTSAMAANGVQQTVDAPAQNINQVLEMTDSQTRIQQLSYMAQDQNQSIENRTGALQELAAYPSQNALVAVARGLKDKDPEVREASVIGSEPYQLEHRWALVSPLLKDNDTMVRHTATSNLIRDFNALDEQQKAQIEPPVKELISFLETQESEKYQLLFADVLRWHNEWDKAETVYLELIKTHQKEPQVWLSYADNFRAQKKDQQAVDVLDRGLKHVPDNAALHYSKSLTLVRLEDKSAAANEIEVAAKLAKDNSYYWYLNGVLQEELDIDKSTKSFEKAYLISGSPEQLYAVCDIYVRYGNEKTDECLAELSKVAPGYVIDQLKEKRVAPSS is encoded by the coding sequence ATGATCAAGAAGAGTTTAGCGACGGCGGTTGCTTTATTTATTTCAACGTCCGCATTGATTTCAACGTCAGCGATGGCAGCTAATGGCGTTCAACAAACCGTTGATGCACCAGCACAAAATATCAATCAAGTGCTTGAAATGACGGACAGTCAAACCCGCATCCAACAGTTGTCTTATATGGCGCAAGATCAGAATCAATCTATTGAAAACCGTACAGGTGCACTGCAAGAATTGGCAGCTTACCCAAGCCAAAACGCGCTGGTGGCTGTTGCTAGAGGCTTGAAAGATAAAGACCCTGAAGTTCGCGAAGCGTCTGTGATTGGCTCTGAACCTTATCAACTCGAACATCGCTGGGCATTGGTATCTCCGTTGCTTAAAGACAACGATACCATGGTTCGCCACACGGCAACATCGAATCTAATTCGTGACTTTAATGCCTTAGATGAACAACAAAAAGCGCAAATCGAACCACCAGTAAAAGAGCTGATCAGTTTTCTAGAGACGCAAGAATCTGAAAAGTATCAATTGTTGTTTGCTGATGTACTTCGCTGGCACAACGAGTGGGATAAGGCGGAAACGGTTTATCTAGAACTCATCAAAACGCATCAAAAAGAGCCACAAGTTTGGTTAAGCTACGCTGATAATTTCCGAGCACAGAAAAAAGACCAGCAAGCGGTCGATGTATTGGATCGCGGTTTGAAACATGTACCAGACAACGCAGCTCTGCATTACTCTAAATCTCTAACTTTGGTTCGCCTTGAAGATAAGAGCGCTGCGGCCAATGAAATTGAAGTAGCAGCTAAGTTAGCAAAAGATAACAGTTATTACTGGTACCTCAATGGGGTATTACAAGAAGAATTAGACATCGATAAATCGACCAAGTCATTCGAAAAAGCGTATCTGATTTCGGGTTCACCAGAGCAGTTGTACGCAGTCTGCGACATTTACGTGCGCTACGGTAATGAGAAAACTGACGAATGCTTAGCTGAGCTTTCGAAAGTGGCACCGGGTTATGTGATTGACCAGCTCAAAGAGAAGCGAGTAGCGCCAAGTTCATAA
- a CDS encoding formylglycine-generating enzyme family protein, with protein MKFINYKHLAAVSGVTMTIFLSGCASVPTHPIAQKIDQEMVLVKGGTFTMGSNSPEATKAERPARDVTVDSFYIAKFEVTQELFESVMGSSLSYFPNPQVPVNNLSWQQANYFVEQLNELTGEEYRLPTEAEWEFAAKGGNKSKGYTYSGSNNLDDVAWYSANSKNSAHPVGLKKPNELGLYDMTGNVGEFVIDAFDDTFYRFGPTDNPNNAKHSDVGLSHKSVRGGSFAYDENESESYRRDFASQSITMSDMGLRLVKDAD; from the coding sequence ATGAAATTTATCAATTACAAACATTTAGCAGCAGTTAGCGGCGTCACCATGACTATTTTCCTAAGCGGCTGTGCAAGCGTGCCTACACACCCTATCGCTCAAAAAATTGACCAAGAGATGGTGTTGGTTAAAGGCGGAACATTCACCATGGGTTCAAACAGCCCAGAAGCGACCAAAGCAGAACGACCAGCCCGTGATGTAACTGTAGATAGTTTCTACATCGCGAAGTTTGAGGTGACTCAAGAATTGTTCGAATCAGTAATGGGCTCATCTCTCAGTTATTTCCCAAACCCGCAAGTTCCAGTCAATAACCTAAGCTGGCAACAAGCGAACTATTTCGTTGAGCAGTTGAATGAACTAACGGGCGAAGAATACCGCCTACCGACTGAAGCGGAATGGGAATTTGCAGCCAAAGGTGGTAACAAAAGCAAAGGCTATACTTACAGTGGTTCCAACAACTTAGATGATGTTGCGTGGTACTCAGCAAATTCGAAAAATAGCGCGCATCCTGTCGGGTTAAAAAAGCCAAATGAACTAGGCTTATACGACATGACAGGAAACGTTGGTGAATTTGTCATTGATGCTTTCGATGACACCTTCTACAGATTCGGTCCAACAGACAACCCAAACAATGCAAAGCACAGTGACGTAGGTTTATCACATAAATCGGTGCGCGGTGGCAGCTTTGCTTATGACGAAAATGAATCTGAAAGTTACCGTCGTGATTTCGCTAGTCAGTCAATCACCATGTCAGATATGGGGCTGCGCCTAGTTAAAGATGCTGATTAG